In Schizosaccharomyces osmophilus chromosome 2, complete sequence, the following proteins share a genomic window:
- the arg3 gene encoding ornithine carbamoyltransferase Arg3 — translation MSFQKFPRHLLSIRDLSRQELLKLITRSAEIKHESKRKFANRENCQLSGLEGQNIAMIFNKRSTRTRVSVETAVGTLSGNPMFLGKDDIQLGVNESFYDTSKVISSMVAGIVARVSKYSDVANLAQHASCPVINGLCDTFHPLQALADLLTIQEAFGSFKNLKLAWIGDANNVLHDLMIACAKVGIDTSIANPKNVEIRSDILDMVRESSKESNATYAIGSDPAAAAHNADIVVTDTWISMGQEAERQARLKQFAGFQVTEKIMQLAKPHCKFMHCLPRHPEEVSDGVFYGPNSLVFQEAENRKWTTIAALEALIVNRGKI, via the coding sequence ATGTCGTTTCAAAAGTTTCCCCGTCATTTATTATCCATTCGCGATTTGAGTCGTCAAGAGCTCTTGAAGCTTATTACTCGTTCAGCTGAAATCAAGCAtgaatccaaaagaaaatttgcCAATCGGGAAAACTGCCAGCTGAGTGGACTCGAGGGTCAAAATATCGCCATGATATTCAACAAACGCAGTACACGCACTCGTGTCTCTGTCGAAACCGCTGTCGGTACTCTGAGCGGAAACCCCATGTTTTTGGGAAAAGACGACATCCAGCTGGGTGTCAATGAGTCCTTTTATGATACATCCAAGGTGATTTCCAGTATGGTTGCAGGCATCGTTGCCCGTGTCAGTAAGTATTCCGATGTAGCCAACTTGGCCCAACATGCCTCTTGTCCCGTCATCAATGGTCTCTGCGACACCTTCCATCCTTTACAAGCATTGGCCGACCTGCTCACCATTCAAGAGGCCTTTGGCAGTTTTAAAAACTTGAAGCTCGCCTGGATTGGTGACGCTAACAACGTCTTACATGACTTGATGATTGCTTGTGCCAAGGTTGGTATCGACACAAGCATTGCCAATCCAAAGAACGTCGAGATCCGTAGCGACATTCTTGATATGGTCCGTGAAAGCTCCAAAGAATCAAATGCAACGTACGCTATCGGTAGTGACCCTGCAGCAGCAGCTCACAATGCAGACATTGTGGTTACAGACACTTGGATTTCCATGGGTCAAGAGGCTGAACGCCAAGCTCGTCTCAAACAGTTTGCTGGTTTCCAGGTTACGGAGAAGATTATGCAGCTAGCAAAACCTCACTGTAAGTTTATGCATTGCTTGCCCCGTCACCCCGAGGAAGTCTCGGATGGTGTGTTTTACGGACCAAATAGCTTGGTGTTTCAAGAAGCTGAAAACCGAAAATGGACAACCATCGCTGCCTTAGAAGCTTTGATCGTCAATCGTGGTAAAATTTAA
- the arg11 gene encoding N-acetyl-gamma-glutamyl-phosphate reductase/acetylglutamate kinase has translation MLVQLQQAAKSPAVKGLMKREILKGSAHLRPAVLSRRHQSNLATGQSQPFVPTPKYIQQDRDAIVRILSSIGNRREVEQYLRYFTSFEAQRFAIIKVGGAIITDELDTLAQSLAFLNHVGLYPIVVHGAGPQLNKILASRGIEAEYSDGIRITDEETLAVARKVFLEENAKLVEALERLGTRARPIVGGVFQAEYLDKEKYKYVGKIVNVNKAPIEHSIRAGTLPILTSMAETASGQSLNVNADITAGELARALKPLKVVYLNEKGGLIHGVTKKKISSVYLDREYDDLMKEPWVKYGTKLKIREIKELLDTLPRTSSVAIISTKDLQKELFTESGAGTMISRGFKIDQTDSLDSLPAKALEDLVLHHNALPSCYTNIQEFRDSLANAKLRVYSDSYNESIAVVDVSNPELPVLTAFGAYDRNWLNNVVDSLLSSLRTDFSSLVWRLHPSTKNLEWFFDKSEGTLFANNLYYFWYGKNDLNIISKFIKSDQPFASACLSSNPAVADPKVASNSSTPPNSLNTGQKRSFSTFSRWNSNKMIRPFISNVAKRFYSADAQQFQKPLKAVSNKPSKVVLLGARGHTGKNLISLINTHPHIELSYVSSRELKGTKLPGYNKKEINYVNLSVDDVKRLEEEGDVDAWVMALPNGVCKPYVDALSSANGKSVIVDLSADYRFENSWNYGLPELNDRIALRNSKRISNPGCYATGSQVGLSPILSLIEGQPSIFGVSGYSGAGTKPSPKNDLNVLTNNLIPYSLTDHIHEREISHQLKHSVAFVPHVAQWFQGITLTINIPLRKSITSRELRNLYQERYADEPLINVQGDVPLVKDNSQKNHVSVGGFGVHSGGKRAVIVVTIDNLLKGAATQALQNLNLACGYDEYAGIQLD, from the coding sequence ATGCTTGTTCAACTACAACAAGCTGCCAAGTCACCTGCTGTCAAGGGCTTGATGAAGCGTGAAATTTTAAAGGGAAGTGCACATTTGCGTCCTGCTGTGCTTTCTCGCCGTCATCAAAGCAATTTGGCAACTGGTCAATCGCAGCCGTTTGTCCCTACACCAAAGTACATTCAACAAGATCGGGATGCTATTGTTCGTATTTTGTCTTCTATCGGTAACCGTCGGGAGGTTGAGCAGTACTTGAGATACTTCACCTCGTTCGAAGCCCAGCGCTTCGCCATTATTAAGGTCGGTGGTGCCATTATTACTGATGAATTGGACACGCTCGCACAAAGTCTTGCCTTTTTGAACCACGTCGGTCTCTATCCCATCGTTGTTCACGGCGCAGGCCCtcaattaaataaaattctCGCTAGCCGCGGTATTGAAGCCGAATACAGTGACGGAATTCGTATCACTGACGAGGAAACGTTGGCTGTTGCTCGCAAAgtctttttggaagaaaacgCCAAGCTTGTGGAAGCTTTGGAGCGTTTGGGCACCCGGGCCCGCCCCATCGTGGGTGGTGTTTTCCAAGCCGAGTACCTggacaaggaaaaatacAAGTATGTTGGTAAAATCGTCAATGTCAACAAGGCCCCTATCGAACACAGTATTCGAGCTGGAACTTTGCCTATTTTGACTTCTATGGCTGAAACAGCTTCTGGACAAAGCTTGAATGTGAACGCTGATATCACGGCTGGTGAGTTAGCTCGCGCTTTGAAACCCCTGAAGGTTGTTTATTTGAACGAAAAGGGCGGTTTAATCCATGGTGtcacaaagaaaaagatcaGCAGCGTTTATTTGGACCGCGAGTATGACGATCTCATGAAAGAACCTTGGGTCAAATACGGTACCAAACTTAAAATCagagaaatcaaagagCTACTTGATACCCTTCCTCGTACTTCTTCCGTAGCTATCATTAGCACCAAGGACCTCCAAAAAGAACTCTTTACGGAATCCGGTGCTGGTACAATGATTAGCCGTGGTTTCAAGATTGATCAAACGGACTCTTTGGATTCCCTCCCTGCCAAGGCTCTGGAAGATTTGGTTTTACATCACAACGCCCTTCCTTCTTGCTATACTAATATCCAAGAATTCAGGGATTCTCTTGCCAACGCTAAACTACGCGTCTACAGTGATTCCTACAATGAATCCATCGCTGTCGTTGATGTCTCCAATCCTGAATTGCCCGTCTTAACTGCCTTTGGCGCTTATGACCGTAATTGGCTCAACAACGTCGTTGATAGTTTACTTTCTAGTTTGCGTACAGATTTTAGTTCTTTGGTTTGGCGACTTCATCCATCTACCAAGAATTTGGAATGGTTTTTTGACAAGAGTGAAGGTACCCTTTTTGCCAATAATCTTTATTACTTTTGGTATGGAAAAAACGATCTAAATATTATCTCTAAATTTATCAAATCTGATCAGCCTTTTGCTTCTGCCTGCTTGTCATCAAACCCTGCCGTGGCCGACCCTAAAGTAGCCTCCAACTCTTCCACACCTCCCAATTCCCTCAACACAGGTCAAAaacgttctttttctacGTTTTCCCGTTGGAACTCTAACAAAATGATTCGtccttttatttctaaCGTTGCTAAGCGCTTTTATTCTGCAGACGCTCAGCAATTCCAAAAGCCTTTGAAGGCCGTCTCTAATAAGCCGTCTAAGGTTGTTCTTTTGGGTGCTCGTGGTCATACTggaaaaaatttaattagTTTGATTAATACGCACCCTCATATTGAGCTTTCTTATGTTTCTTCTCGTGAGCTCAAGGGTACCAAATTGCCTGGTTACaacaagaaggaaattaaCTATGTAAATCTCTCTGTTGATGATGTTAAaagattggaagaagaaggtgATGTTGACGCTTGGGTTATGGCCTTGCCCAATGGCGTTTGCAAACCCTATGTTGATGCCTTAAGCTCCGCTAATGGCAAGAGCGTGATTGTTGATCTTAGTGCTGATTACCGATTCGAAAATAGCTGGAATTACGGTCTTCCAGAACTAAACGATCGCATTGCTTTACGTAACTCCAAGCGCATCTCCAACCCTGGATGTTATGCTACCGGTTCCCAAGTTGGTTTATCCCCCATCTTGTCTCTTATCGAAGGACAACCTTCCATTTTCGGTGTCTCTGGTTATTCCGGTGCTGGCACCAAGCCTTCTCCGAAAAACGACCTCAACGTTTTGACTAATAACTTAATTCCTTATTCCTTGACTGATCACATTCACGAACGCGAAATTTCTCATCAGTTAAAGCACTCCGTCGCTTTCGTCCCTCACGTTGCTCAGTGGTTCCAAGGCATTACTCTTACTATCAATATTCCCCTTAGAAAATCTATTACTTCTCGTGAATTGCGTAACCTTTACCAAGAACGCTATGCCGACGAACCATTGATTAACGTTCAGGGTGATGTTCCTCTCGTGAAAGATAACTCTCAGAAAAATCATGTTTCAGTCGGTGGCTTTGGTGTTCATTCTGGAGGCAAGAGAGCTGTTATCGTAGTCACCATTGACAATTTGCTTAAGGGTGCTGCTACTCAAGCCCTCCAAAACCTTAACTTGGCTTGTGGTTATGATGAATATGCGGGTATTCAATTGGACTAA
- the mrp5 gene encoding mitochondrial ribosomal protein subunit S5, protein MTNHILHFFRANVRLNYRFGRSSFHTSGLLRNISSKDASPSENSEAAAKESSNTDTSAGPDDSNAASQPSGASDFKSADRASSPVAPEIVSKEIWDTKSPWEEMVKKFQQDASLQEDYIKNHPLSKQALENAKGLRQTNLHLQYFSPFDKYVRPLDEISSLQNFDEYNAFNEEKFKNYTPPVDALRAEPPFSHVPFSYGGTNQGATMTDFLVETTGVPKSYLQSFVFVPLVIRRVVNQTRKGKIPSIYVLTVVGNRNGVIGYGEGKAANYSLSYKQSCARAVKSMKCIPRYEDRTVYGNLHKKFHAVRLTLRSRPAGFGLRCNAILFEICRCAGIKDLSGEIMGSKNGMNVVKAVFETLHEQALPEDIALQRGHKIVDVQREYYKGSR, encoded by the exons ATGACGAATCATATATTACATTTTTTTCGGGCAAACGTGCGATTGAACTATCGTTTCGGACGCTCTTCCTTCCATACGAGTGGATTGCTTAGAAacatttcttcaaaagacgCATCTCCTTCAGAAAATTCGGAAGCTGCTGCCAAAGAATCGTCGAATACTGACACTTCTGCTGGACCTGACGATTCAAATGCCGCTTCGCAACCGTCAGGTGCATCTGATTTTAAATCTGCTGACCGTGCATCCTCTCCAGTAGCTCCTGAaattgtttccaaagaaattTGGGATACGAAGAGTCCTTGGGAAGAGATGGTCAAAAAATTTCAGCAAGATGCTTCTTTACAAGAAGATTACATTAAAAACCACCCCCTTTCTAAGCAGGCATTAGAAAATGCCAAGGGTTTACGCCAAACCAACTTACATTTGCAATATTTTTCTCCATTTGACAAGTATGTTCGTCCCTTGGATGAAATCTCCagtcttcaaaattttgaCGAATATAACGCGtttaatgaagaaaaattcaaaaattatacTCCTCCGGTGGATGCTTTACGCGCCGAACCTCCCTTTAGTCACGTTCCTTTCAGTTATGGAGGAACAAATCAGGGCGCTACCATGACTGATTTTTTGGTGGAAACTACTGGTGTCCCAAAAAGTTATCTAcaatcatttgtttttgttcctttgGTTATTCGCCGTGTCGTTAATCAAACCCGCAAGGGTAAAATTCCTAGTATCTATGTTTTGACTGTCGTTGGTAATCGTAATGGAGTCATAGGTTATGGTGAAGGAAAGGCTGCCAACTATTCATTATCTTATAAACAATCTTGTGCTCGTGCAGTCAAGAGCATGAAATGTATTCCACGATACGAAGACCGCACTGTGTATGGCAACTTGCATAAAAAGTTCCACGCTGTCCGCCTTACTTTACGATCACGTCCTGCCG GTTTCGGCTTGCGTTGCAATgctattttgtttgaaatttgCCGGTGTGCAGGTATTAAGGACTTAAGCGGTGAGATTATGGGCTCAAAAAATGGTATGAATGTTGTTAAAGCAGTCTTTGAAACCTTACATGAGCAAGCTCTTCCAGAAGATATTGCTTTACAACGCGGTCATAAGATTGTTGATGTTCAACGTGAGTATTATAAGGGTTCCCGCTAA
- the vps26 gene encoding retromer complex arrestin related endocytic adaptor ubunit Vps26, with product MDYLFKSPVDVDIHLDNEEERSFVDIEFEQGRKDKAPVYGSDESVKGAVMIRLKDGRKLDHNGIKIEFVGCIENMYDKGNIHEFTRSVQELASPGEMRQAQMYEFEFKHVEKPYESYFGKNVKLRYFCRVTVTRKMADVIREKDLWVYRYENEPETSNLIKMDVGIDDCLHIEFEYTKNKYHLRDVIIGKIYFILVRIKVQRMEVNIIRRETIGTPPNQYSNSETVTRFQVMDGNPNRGETIPLRMFLNGYSLTPTFRDVNKKFNVRYYLSLILIDEDQRRYFKQSEITLWRRKDEQGIVA from the exons ATGGATTACCTTTTTAAAAGCCCGGTTGATGTTGATATTCATTTGgataatgaagaagaacgCTCTTTTGTAGATATTGAATTCGAGCAAGGACGAAAGGACAAGGCTCCGGTCTATGGCAGCGATGAATCTGTAAAAGGCGCG GTTATGATTCGGTTGAAGGATGGAAGAAAGTTAGATCACAATGGAATCAAGATTGAGTTTGTAGGATGTATAGAAAACATGTATGACAAAGGAAACATCCACGAGTTTACCAGAAGTGTGCAAGAGCTTGCTTCTCCTGGAGAAATGCGACAGGCTCAAATGTACGAGTTTGAATTCAAACACGTGGAAAAGCCATACGAATCGtactttggaaaaaatgtCAAATTGCGTTACTTTTGCAGAGTTACTGTGACACGAAAAATGGCCGATGTAATACGGGAAAAAGATTTATGGGTGTACCGGTATGAGAATGAGCCCGAGACGAGTAATCTCATCAAGATGGACGTTGGTATTGATGATTGTCTGCACATTGAGTTTGAATATACGAAAAACAAGTATCATTTACGCGATGTGATTATAGGAAAGATTTATTTCATACTTGTTCGAATCAAAGTTCAGCGCATGGAAGTGAATATAATACGACGAGAGACGATTGGAACTCCACCGAATCAGTACAGCAATAGTGAAACGGTAACACGATTCCAAGTGATGGATGGCAATCCAAATCGTGGAGAGACGATTCCTTTGCGcatgtttttgaatggGTACTCGTTAACGCCCACTTTTCGCGATGTCAACAAAAAGTTCAACGTGCGCTACTATTTGAGTTTAATTCTCATTGATGAAGACCAACGACGCTACTTTAAACAATCGGAAATCACATTGTGGAGGCGGAAAGATGAACAAGGAATCGTTGCATAA
- the cmb1 gene encoding mitochondrial cytosine-mismatch binding protein 1 has translation MFIKPAFRLFSTSTVSFSDSEILRTLQPPRVKTIWNLLMHRTKGQRGVTDRWDQIRDVYSKLAPEEVNKFKQEFESEYAAKKKEYNDHLRQFSLAQIREENRRRMKELKPLGVNLQKLRHPDLPKRPAGAFNLFLLEIMNNESLRKEMGVPALSPYLTENSRMVSEAWKKLTEQKKQQYVAKAKDALNEYHEAIKASGIRVK, from the coding sequence ATGTTTATCAAACCTgcttttcgtttgttttcaacaagcactgtttctttttccgATTCAGAAATTCTGCGCACTCTGCAACCTCCTCGCGTAAAGACTATATGGAACTTGTTGATGCATAGGACCAAAGGTCAACGCGGTGTCACCGATCGCTGGGATCAAATTCGCGACGTGTACTCCAAGCTGGCCCCTGAAGAGGTGAATAAATTCAAGCAAGAGTTCGAAAGCGAGTACGCtgcgaaaaagaaagagtatAACGATCACCTTCGTCAGTTCTCTCTTGCTCAAATTCGAGAGGAAAACCGTCGTCGTATGAAAGAGTTGAAGCCCTTGGGTGTCAACTTGCAAAAGCTTCGTCATCCCGACCTTCCCAAGCGTCCTGCCGGTGCCTTCAACctctttttgttggaaaTTATGAACAACGAATCTCTCCGTAAAGAGATGGGTGTCCCTGCCCTCAGTCCTTACTTGACCGAAAACAGCCGTATGGTTAGTGAAGCTTGGAAAAAGCTTACtgaacagaaaaaacaacaatacGTCGCAAAGGCCAAGGATGCCCTCAACGAATACCACGAAGCTATAAAGGCTAGTGGCATTCGTGTCAAGTAA
- the rpl901 gene encoding 60S ribosomal protein L9, translating into MKYSHRKLETEIIYWKKGTTPPTLLCRMGRDIYKDETLPIPKGVTVDIKARNVTVTGPRGSLSKSLRHIDLEMKKQGNVIKFIVWHGARLHNACLRTVYSIINNMMIGVTQGFRYKMRLVYAHFPININLSENGSVVEIRNFLGERITRVIKCLPGVTVSMSANVKDELIIEGNSLENVSQSAANIKQACNVRNKDIRKFLDGIYVSERGNISELE; encoded by the coding sequence ATGAAGTACAGTCACAGGAAACTCGAAACGGAAATTATCTACTGGAAAAAGGGAACGACACCACCAACACTACTTTGCAGGATGGGACGTGATATTTACAAGGACGAGACTCTACCAATCCCTAAGGGTGTTACCGTTGACATTAAGGCCCGTAATGTCACCGTTACCGGTCCCCGTGGCTCTCTTAGCAAGAGCTTGCGCCATATTGACttggaaatgaagaagcaaGGCAATGTTATCAAATTCATTGTCTGGCACGGTGCTCGTTTGCACAACGCTTGCCTTCGTACCGTATACTCTATCATTAACAACATGATGATTGGTGTTACTCAAGGTTTCCGCTACAAGATGCGTCTTGTCTATGCACACTTTCCCATCAACATCAACTTGTCCGAAAACGGTTCCGTTGTTGAGATCCGCAACTTCTTGGGTGAGCGTATCACTCGTGTCATCAAGTGCTTGCCCGGTGTCACCGTTTCCATGTCCGCTAACGTCAAGGATGAATTGATCATCGAGGGCAACTCTTTGGAAAACGTCTCTCAATCCGCCGCCAACATTAAGCAAGCTTGCAATGTCCGCAACAAGGATATTCGTAAGTTTTTGGACGGTATCTACGTTTCTGAGCGTGGTAACATTTCCGAACTTGAGTAG
- the ifa38 gene encoding ketoreductase involved in fatty acid elongation produces the protein MNVENVASSSGCSTAVTVFSIFGIVYTLLKAKSVAQFLYNNYLAKGTKLTVYGAKHGSWAVVTGATDGIGKEYATQLATSGFNIVLISRTQEKLSALAQELETVAKIQTRTIALDYTKANKDSFEKIAEQLKDLPITILINNVGQSHVMPTSFEETTEMEMDNIMHINCFGTLHTTKAVLPIMMEQRRKDKKGPRCLILTMGSFAGLIPSPYLSTYAGSKAFLSNWSASMAEEVKSEGIDVWCYNSYLVVSSMSKIRRPNMTTPTPKAFVREALGSINVQRGGSTPYISQPYPTHAIMSWSLEELLGNVKYFVVNQVAAMHLDIRKRALKKQARIQQSVSAQTST, from the exons ATGAATGTTGAAA ACGTTGCTTCATCTTCCGGTTGCTCTACGGCAGTAACCGTTTTCTCCATTTTCGGAATTGTATATACCTTattgaaagcaaaatcaGTTGCTCAATTCCTCTACAACAATTATCTTGCTAAAGGAACAAAG CTTACTGTTTATGGTGCCAAGCATGGTTCTTGGGCAGTCGTTACTGGCGCTACCGATGGCATTGGAAAGGAATATGCTACTCAGCTGGCCACTTCGGGATTCAATATTGTTTTGATTAGCCGTACTCAAGAGAAGTTAAGTGCCTTGGCTCAGGAACTCGAAACAGTTGCTAAAATCCAAACCCGTACCATTGCTTTAGATTATACCAAAGCAAACAAggattcttttgaaaaaatagcTGAACAATTAAAGGATTTGCCTATCACGATATTAATTAATAATGTCGGCCAATCCCACGTTATGCCAACCagctttgaagaaacaacTGAGATGGAGATGGACAATATCATGCATATCAATTGCTTCGGAACTCTTCATACTACAAAAGCCGTCCTTCCTATCATGATGGAACAACGTCGCAAAGACAAGAAGGGCCCTCGTTGTTTGATCTTAACCATGGGCTCATTCGCTGGTCTTATTCCTTCCCCTTACTTAAGTACATATGCCGGTTCCAAGGCTTTCTTATCCAATTGGTCTGCATCCATGGCTGAAGAAGTGAAATCCGAAGGTATTGACGTCTGGTGTTATAACTCTTATCTTGTTGTTTCATCCATGTCAAAAATCCGCCGCCCCAACATGACTACTCCTACTCCCAAAGCATTTGTACGTGAAGCTTTGGGCAGCATCAATGTCCAACGCGGTGGAAGCACTCCCTACATCAGCCAACCTTATCCTACTCATGCTATAATGAGCTGGTCTTTGGAGGAACTACTTGGGAATGTTAAATACTTTGTAGTAAACCAAGTTGCTGCAATGCATCTTGACATTCGCAAGCGTGCCCTAAAAAAGCAAGCTCGAATCCAACAATCGGTCTCTGCTCAGACTAGTACTTAA
- a CDS encoding DNAJ domain protein DNAJB family — translation MKCFISQFAACGKLSWFQRSATTFTPKNLKSLTPYEIMELPRTCTPADIKRKYIELVKLRHPDKSKSGSSEDAALKALDEKNRQEYFRLLVAAKSLLTDHQRRLEYDRFGFHWNQSSGSQPSAKPSANPRYPMYSRYRRSSGMGSWEEYYYNSFDYEQNHKAKGDYRKEDDEGMIVFAAILSFLIIFSVYSNYRNSKYYREAREARAAAIEQSEGDFGAYSTGMSDLSKDDRISRFLIIRDQSLKSDSSPSSSTSRLPLHTSSPPTAPSSSSELSLPAPASPPS, via the coding sequence ATGAAGTGCTTTATTTCTCAATTTGCCGCATGTGGGAAACTGAGCTGGTTTCAAAGAAGTGCTACTACATTTACGCCAAAAAATCTAAAGTCTTTGACTCCTTACGAAATAATGGAACTTCCAAGAACATGTACTCCAGCTGACATCAAGAGAAAATACATAGAACTGGTTAAGCTGCGTCACCCAGACAAGAGTAAAAGTGGATCCTCCGAGGATGCTGCTCTGAAAGCActtgatgaaaagaatcGGCAAGAATACTTTCGTCTATTGGTGGCTGCAAAGTCTTTGCTAACCGATCATCAACGGCGCCTTGAGTATGATCGCTTCGGATTTCATTGGAATCAATCTTCTGGCTCACAACCTTCTGCCAAACCATCTGCGAATCCTCGGTACCCTATGTATTCTCGTTACCGTCGTTCTTCTGGAATGGGAAGTTGGGAAGAATATTACTACAACTCTTTTGATtatgaacaaaatcatAAAGCAAAGGGTGATTACAGAAAAGAGGATGATGAGGGAATGATAGTTTTTGCGGctatcctttcttttttaataatcTTTTCAGTGTACTCAAACTAcagaaattcaaaatattaCCGAGAAGCTCGTGAAGCTCGTGCTGCTGCAATTGAACAATCAGAAGGCGATTTTGGTGCTTACAGTACCGGAATGTCTGACTTGAGCAAGGACGACCGTATATCACGATTTTTAATCATTCGTGATCAAAGCCTAAAGTCTGATTCTTCACCCTCTTCTTCGACTTCAAGACTTCCCTTACATACGTCTTCGCCGCCTACTGCTCcatcctcttcttctgagTTGTCGTTGCCTGCACCTGCTTCTCCCCCCTCTtaa
- the sym1 gene encoding mitochondrial Mpv17/PMP22 family protein 2: MLMEKSIFYGLAACTCLLLFFVYHFNAKYVLHPVLTLGLLNATLGSISDLVAQAVDSYKSIEFQKKRDITLEKYGNSILLPAKTAKLDAYRTVRYAFYGLCLTPVQYYWFASLKNVVRGENEFFCNLFRVAIDQLVFAPIGLGSFFLFMGITECKSTEKIKTFFKRNYYPTLKANYILWPAAQFINFNFIPFVFQVIFVNAMAMVWMTYLSLKNSSSSLS; this comes from the exons atgttGATGGAAAAGTCTAT TTTCTATGGGTTAGCTGCGTGTACATGTTTGCTGTTATTCTTTGTGTACCATTTCAACGCTAAATATGTACTTCATCCCGTCCTTACTTTGGGATTGTTGAATGCGACTTTGGGATCTATATCGGATTTGGTAGCGCAGGCCGTAGACTCTTACAAGTCAATAGAGttccaaaagaaacgtGACATAACGTTGGAAAAATACGGAAACTCAATCCTTTTACCTGCGAAAACGGCTAAACTAGACGCCTACCGGACAGTCCGTTATGCTTTCTATG GTTTGTGTCTTACACCAGTCCAG TATTATTGGTTTGCAAGTTTGAAGAACGTGGTACGAggagaaaatgaatttttctGCAATCTGTTCCGAGTAGCTATTGATCAGCTGGTATTTGCCCCGATTGGTCTTGGgtctttctttctatttatg GGCATTACCGAATGCAAGTCGACAGAGAAAATTAAgacattttttaaaagaaactaTTATCCCACTTTAAAG GCAAACTACATTTTATGGCCAGCCGCACAGTTTATTAACTTTAACTTTAtcccttttgtttttcaagttATATTTGTGAATGCAATGGCTATGGTCTGGATGACATATCtgagtttgaaaaacagTTCTTCTAGTCTAAGTTAA
- the idn1 gene encoding gluconokinase translates to MSLNPQHLDKKAVFFIIGPSGSGKTTMAKFLAEKLDYDYIEGDDLHPKANVEKMGAGHPLNDEDRWGWLYNCGGACALQLDSPNVKGIVMTCSALKKAYRDVLRESLKHRPGSVHFFYLMASKEVLVERTKARKNHYMKSDMVDSQLRDMQTPKDDEKDAYTLNIENSPEVSQKCAYDLVEKIMKDKDEDIKHKN, encoded by the coding sequence ATGTCGCTGAATCCTCAACATTTAGACAAGAAAGccgttttcttcatcatcgGTCCTTCTGGTTCAGGGAAAACTACAATGGCCAAGTTTTTGGCGGAAAAGCTTGACTACGATTACATCGAGGGCGATGATTTGCATCCCAAGGCAAACGTCGAGAAAATGGGTGCAGGCCACCCGTTAAACGATGAAGACCGTTGGGGTTGGCTTTATAACTGTGGAGGCGCGTGCGCTTTGCAGTTGGATAGCCCAAACGTGAAAGGAATCGTTATGACTTGCTCGGCTTTGAAGAAGGCCTACAGAGATGTCCTCCGTGAATCTTTAAAGCACCGTCCCGGAAGTGTCCATTTCTTCTACTTGATGGCCTCTAAAGAGGTGTTGGTTGAGAGAACCAAGGCCAGAAAGAATCACTACATGAAATCCGATATGGTAGATAGCCAATTACGCGATATGCAAACTCCCAAGGACGATGAAAAGGACGCCTATACCCTAAACATAGAAAATTCTCCTGAAGTTTCTCAAAAGTGTGCATATGATTTGGTTGAGAAAATCATGAAGGATAAAGACGAGGACATCAAGCACAAAAACTAA